A part of Pararhizobium sp. A13 genomic DNA contains:
- the phaC gene encoding poly(3-hydroxyalkanoate) polymerase subunit PhaC, whose product MAEDRKTENPSGSSADGFSGFDPKSVDPYIVKDPEALAMNMARTVEQLGKAASAWLAPRESGQKTDMIADPVVDMVKTLSKVSEYWLSDPRRTLEAQTSLMGSFFSMWTRTLQKMSGEAVSDPDEVPRDDKRFADADWVANPFFDFLRQSYFITSNWADRMVRDADGLDEHTRHKAAFYVRQLSSALSPANFVTTNPQLYRETVASSGANLVKGMQMLAEDIVAGKGDLKLRQTDTSKFAVGENIAITPGKVIAQSDVCQVLQYDASTETVLKRPLLICPPWINKFYVLDLNPQKSFIKWAVDQGHTVFVISWVNPDERHANKDWESYAREGIGFALDTIRQATGEEDVNAIGYCVGGTLLAATLALHAKEGDTRIKSATLFTTQVDFTHAGDLKVFADEEQIAQIEQRMKENGYLDGSKMAMAFNMLRASDLIWPYFVNNYLKGQEPSAFDLLYWNSDSTRMPAANHSFYLRNCYLENNLSKGKMVLAGKKISLSDVKIPIYNLATKEDHIAPAKSVFVGSQFFGGDVTYVMSGSGHIAGVVNPPDKGKYQFWTGGPAKGDFDDWVATAKETPGSWWPHWQAWIETLDSERVAARKTGGTLNSLEEAPGSYVRARA is encoded by the coding sequence GTGGCAGAAGACAGGAAGACCGAGAACCCTTCCGGCTCCAGCGCGGATGGTTTTAGCGGTTTCGACCCGAAGTCCGTCGATCCCTATATCGTCAAGGATCCTGAGGCCCTGGCGATGAATATGGCACGCACAGTGGAGCAACTCGGCAAGGCGGCGTCCGCCTGGCTTGCACCGCGCGAAAGCGGTCAGAAGACCGATATGATCGCTGATCCGGTCGTCGATATGGTCAAGACGCTGTCGAAAGTCTCCGAATATTGGCTGTCCGATCCGAGGCGCACTCTGGAGGCCCAGACCTCCCTGATGGGAAGCTTCTTCTCGATGTGGACACGCACGCTGCAAAAAATGAGCGGCGAGGCCGTGAGTGACCCGGACGAAGTGCCGCGCGACGACAAGCGCTTCGCCGACGCCGACTGGGTCGCCAATCCCTTCTTCGATTTTCTGCGGCAAAGCTATTTCATCACGTCCAACTGGGCGGACCGGATGGTACGCGATGCCGATGGGCTCGACGAACACACCAGGCACAAAGCCGCCTTTTACGTGCGGCAGCTTTCAAGCGCCCTCTCGCCGGCCAATTTCGTGACGACGAACCCGCAGCTCTATCGCGAAACGGTGGCGTCGAGCGGCGCCAACCTCGTCAAGGGCATGCAGATGCTCGCCGAGGACATCGTTGCCGGCAAAGGCGATCTCAAACTGCGCCAGACGGATACGAGCAAATTCGCCGTCGGCGAGAACATCGCCATTACGCCGGGCAAGGTCATTGCCCAGAGCGATGTCTGCCAGGTTCTGCAATACGATGCCTCCACAGAGACGGTGCTGAAGCGCCCGCTGCTGATCTGCCCACCCTGGATCAACAAATTCTATGTTCTCGACCTCAATCCGCAGAAGTCCTTTATCAAATGGGCGGTGGATCAGGGACATACCGTCTTTGTGATCTCCTGGGTCAATCCGGACGAGCGCCATGCCAACAAGGATTGGGAATCCTATGCCCGCGAGGGCATCGGCTTTGCGCTCGACACGATTCGTCAGGCAACCGGAGAAGAGGATGTCAACGCGATCGGGTATTGCGTTGGCGGCACCCTGCTCGCTGCAACGCTTGCTTTGCACGCGAAGGAAGGCGATACGCGCATCAAGTCGGCCACGCTGTTCACGACGCAGGTCGATTTCACCCATGCGGGCGATCTCAAGGTTTTTGCCGATGAGGAGCAGATCGCGCAGATCGAGCAGCGGATGAAAGAAAACGGCTATCTCGACGGGTCGAAGATGGCCATGGCTTTCAACATGCTGCGTGCGTCGGATCTCATCTGGCCCTATTTCGTCAACAACTACCTGAAAGGCCAGGAACCTTCAGCCTTCGACCTGCTCTACTGGAACTCCGATTCGACACGCATGCCGGCGGCGAACCACTCTTTCTACCTGCGCAACTGCTATCTCGAAAACAACCTGAGCAAGGGCAAGATGGTTCTGGCCGGGAAAAAGATCTCGCTCAGTGACGTGAAAATCCCGATCTACAATCTCGCTACCAAGGAAGATCATATCGCGCCGGCAAAATCGGTATTCGTCGGCAGCCAGTTCTTCGGCGGTGACGTGACCTATGTCATGTCCGGATCAGGGCACATCGCCGGTGTCGTCAATCCGCCGGACAAGGGCAAGTACCAGTTCTGGACCGGTGGTCCCGCCAAGGGCGATTTCGACGACTGGGTAGCGACGGCCAAGGAGACGCCCGGCTCGTGGTGGCCGCATTGGCAGGCCTGGATCGAAACGCTCGACAGCGAGCGGGTTGCCGCCCGCAAGACAGGGGGAACGCTGAACTCGCTGGAAGAGGCACCCGGCTCCTACGTCCGCGCCCGCGCTTGA
- a CDS encoding HEPN domain-containing protein, whose amino-acid sequence MKKVLKQLTFTDRLDHLPETKRRELGRVAEILFDEFDEAQKGKLSDKRKTGRILKLVLFGSYARGDWVEDHKSGYRSDYDLLVVVSAESFADPHDYWDRASERFVRELTVTRHLDTPVNFIVHSLMDLNDQLARGRPFFTDIARDGVVLYEEPGFPLAAAKPLTPDDARAEAQRHFDHWFPLASHALKLAQDSMADDVTRDAAFMLHQASERLYHCVLLVRTLYSPKSHRLSFLRSHAERIDSRLIEAWPRDSRFARRCFARLDRAYVEARYSSQYAITAEELTWLVERLKVLKQVVATLCAERLAA is encoded by the coding sequence TTGAAGAAAGTACTGAAACAATTGACGTTCACCGATCGCCTCGACCATCTGCCAGAAACCAAACGTCGCGAGCTCGGCCGTGTCGCCGAGATTCTCTTTGATGAATTCGACGAAGCCCAGAAGGGAAAACTCTCCGACAAACGCAAGACAGGCCGCATTCTCAAGCTGGTCCTGTTTGGCTCCTATGCGCGCGGCGATTGGGTCGAGGATCACAAGAGTGGCTATCGGTCCGACTATGATCTGCTCGTCGTCGTCAGTGCCGAGAGCTTTGCCGACCCGCACGATTATTGGGATCGGGCCAGCGAGCGTTTTGTGCGCGAACTGACCGTCACCCGGCATCTCGACACGCCAGTGAACTTCATCGTCCACAGCCTGATGGACCTCAACGATCAACTGGCCCGCGGCCGACCGTTCTTTACCGACATCGCCCGCGACGGCGTCGTGCTCTACGAGGAGCCAGGTTTCCCCCTCGCCGCCGCAAAACCGCTCACGCCCGATGACGCAAGGGCCGAGGCGCAACGCCACTTTGATCACTGGTTTCCGCTGGCAAGCCACGCCCTTAAACTAGCTCAAGACAGCATGGCGGACGATGTAACCCGTGACGCTGCTTTCATGCTCCATCAGGCGAGTGAACGCCTCTATCACTGCGTTCTGCTCGTAAGGACCCTCTACAGCCCGAAATCGCATCGGCTGAGTTTCCTTCGCTCCCATGCCGAACGCATCGACAGCAGGCTGATCGAGGCATGGCCGCGCGACAGCCGTTTTGCCCGCCGCTGCTTTGCGCGCCTGGATCGCGCCTATGTCGAGGCCCGCTATTCCTCCCAGTATGCGATCACGGCCGAGGAACTGACCTGGCTCGTGGAACGGCTGAAGGTTCTGAAGCAGGTCGTCGCCACTCTTTGCGCCGAACGGCTGGCTGCGTAA
- a CDS encoding magnesium and cobalt transport protein CorA, which produces MALHETDDARVDDLNTDTLPSAKPRSRPGVVAAAVYEHGQRIRDIEIQEAHHWKGRDNAVVWIGLHEPDEALLREVQSEFGLHELAIEDAGHAHQRPKLEIYGDAIFVVARTAHMGGDEIVFGETHLFVGRGYVVSVRHGPSTSYNQVRQRCEASPAALAHGENYILYSILDFIVDNYMPVVEGIHAEVEELEERVLRERLDKKDIERLYFLRRSLLRLRNAVVPLVDVCRRHENLELPGMDVTLHALFRDVTDHVRRVQEDIDTLREVLAFTFEASLMIGQSEQTEISRKLASWAAILAVPTAIAGIYGMNFDDMPELKFRYGYFLILGVIVVTCSLLYRMFRRMKWL; this is translated from the coding sequence ATGGCTTTGCACGAGACCGACGACGCGCGCGTTGATGATCTCAACACCGACACGCTTCCGTCAGCAAAGCCGCGCAGCCGACCCGGCGTCGTTGCTGCTGCAGTCTACGAACATGGCCAGCGCATTCGCGATATCGAAATCCAGGAAGCTCACCATTGGAAGGGCCGTGACAACGCTGTCGTCTGGATCGGGCTGCACGAGCCGGATGAAGCGCTGCTGCGGGAGGTGCAGTCCGAATTCGGTCTCCATGAGCTTGCCATCGAAGATGCGGGCCATGCCCACCAGCGCCCCAAACTGGAGATCTACGGCGACGCGATTTTCGTTGTGGCGCGAACGGCCCATATGGGCGGAGACGAAATTGTCTTCGGTGAGACCCATCTCTTTGTCGGCCGCGGCTATGTCGTGTCCGTGCGTCACGGGCCATCGACCTCCTACAATCAGGTAAGGCAGCGGTGCGAGGCTTCGCCGGCGGCGCTGGCGCATGGCGAGAACTACATTCTCTATTCCATCCTCGATTTCATCGTCGATAACTACATGCCCGTCGTCGAAGGTATTCACGCGGAAGTCGAGGAATTGGAAGAGCGGGTGCTGCGCGAGCGGCTCGACAAGAAGGATATCGAGCGGCTCTATTTCCTGCGCCGCAGCCTGCTTCGGCTGCGCAACGCGGTCGTGCCACTGGTCGACGTCTGCCGGCGTCACGAGAATCTCGAACTGCCCGGCATGGACGTAACGCTGCACGCGCTATTTCGCGACGTCACCGATCATGTGCGCCGCGTTCAGGAAGATATCGACACCCTGCGCGAAGTCCTTGCCTTCACCTTCGAGGCCAGCCTTATGATCGGCCAATCCGAGCAGACGGAGATTTCGCGCAAGCTGGCGTCCTGGGCTGCCATTCTGGCGGTACCGACCGCGATCGCCGGTATCTATGGCATGAACTTCGACGACATGCCCGAACTCAAGTTTCGCTACGGTTATTTTCTGATCCTGGGGGTAATCGTCGTCACGTGCAGCCTCCTCTACCGCATGTTCCGGCGAATGAAGTGGCTGTAG
- the sfsA gene encoding DNA/RNA nuclease SfsA: MIFDRPLVPAVLVQRYKRFLFDAVLEDGRAITGSCPNTGSMRGLTSPGSRIWLSEHDSATRKYRHMLEMVEVGGTVVGINTGLPNRLAEEAIRAGQIGDLHLYSTLQREQKYGRNSRIDMLLTDPERGRAYVEVKNVHFSRASGLAEFPDSPTARGAKHLEELGDMVEAGHRGIMIYLIQRDDCAIFRICNDLDPLYAQAFLRAGRRGVEAFAVKCRVSPQQIVPDGLIMMDEPAFADL, translated from the coding sequence ATGATTTTCGACCGGCCGCTGGTGCCTGCCGTCCTTGTCCAACGCTACAAGCGCTTCCTCTTCGACGCGGTTCTGGAGGACGGCCGTGCGATCACCGGCTCCTGCCCCAATACCGGCTCGATGCGTGGCCTGACCTCGCCCGGATCGCGCATCTGGCTATCGGAACACGACAGCGCGACGCGAAAATATCGTCATATGCTGGAGATGGTGGAAGTGGGCGGCACCGTTGTCGGCATCAATACCGGGCTGCCAAACCGGCTGGCGGAAGAAGCGATCCGAGCCGGCCAGATCGGCGATCTGCATCTCTATTCGACCCTGCAGCGCGAGCAGAAATACGGTCGGAACTCCCGCATCGACATGCTTTTGACCGACCCCGAGCGCGGCCGCGCCTATGTCGAAGTCAAGAACGTGCATTTCAGCCGCGCTTCAGGCCTTGCCGAGTTCCCGGATAGCCCGACGGCACGTGGCGCGAAGCATCTCGAGGAACTCGGCGACATGGTCGAGGCGGGTCATCGCGGCATCATGATCTACCTCATCCAGCGGGATGATTGCGCGATCTTCAGGATCTGCAATGACCTTGACCCGCTCTATGCCCAAGCATTCCTGCGGGCGGGACGGCGCGGCGTCGAGGCGTTTGCCGTCAAATGCCGGGTTTCGCCGCAGCAAATTGTGCCGGACGGTCTGATCATGATGGACGAACCCGCCTTTGCTGATCTATGA
- the map gene encoding type I methionyl aminopeptidase, translated as MVTYIEAASAPYKNTGVIRLYTPEDFAAIKRACQITARCLDELASRVKPGVTTDEIDRFVFEFGMDHNALPATLNYRGYTKSSCTSINHVVCHGIPNEKPLREGDIVNIDVTYIIDGWHGDSSRMYPVGEIKRAAERLLEVTHECLMRGIAAVKPGARTGAIGEAIQTFAEAERCSVVRDFCGHGVGRLFHDAPNILHYGRANEGPEMREGMIFTIEPMINLGRPHVKVLADGWTAVTRDRSLSAQYEHAVGVTADGCEIFTLSPAGLDRPGLPA; from the coding sequence ATGGTCACCTATATCGAGGCAGCGTCTGCGCCCTACAAGAATACCGGCGTCATCCGCCTCTACACGCCCGAGGATTTCGCCGCCATCAAGCGCGCCTGCCAGATAACCGCCCGCTGCCTTGATGAACTGGCGAGCCGCGTCAAACCGGGCGTGACGACCGACGAGATTGACCGCTTCGTGTTCGAATTCGGCATGGATCACAACGCGCTGCCCGCCACGCTGAATTATCGCGGCTACACAAAATCCTCCTGCACCTCGATCAACCATGTCGTCTGTCACGGCATTCCCAATGAAAAGCCGCTACGCGAAGGCGATATCGTCAATATCGACGTGACCTACATCATCGATGGCTGGCACGGGGATTCCAGCCGCATGTATCCGGTCGGCGAGATCAAGCGTGCGGCCGAGCGCCTGCTCGAAGTCACCCACGAATGCTTGATGCGCGGCATTGCCGCGGTGAAGCCCGGCGCGCGCACCGGTGCCATCGGCGAGGCCATCCAGACCTTCGCCGAGGCGGAGCGCTGCTCGGTGGTGCGCGACTTCTGCGGCCACGGTGTCGGCCGGCTGTTTCATGACGCCCCGAACATCCTGCACTACGGTCGGGCAAATGAAGGCCCGGAAATGCGCGAGGGCATGATTTTCACCATTGAGCCGATGATCAATCTCGGCCGCCCGCACGTGAAGGTCCTGGCCGACGGCTGGACCGCCGTCACCCGCGACCGATCCCTCTCCGCCCAATATGAGCATGCGGTCGGTGTCACGGCCGACGGCTGCGAGATTTTCACCCTGTCGCCGGCCGGCCTCGACCGGCCGGGCCTGCCAGCATAG